A section of the Engraulis encrasicolus isolate BLACKSEA-1 chromosome 8, IST_EnEncr_1.0, whole genome shotgun sequence genome encodes:
- the LOC134454722 gene encoding sodium channel subunit beta-4-like: protein MEPGEQQRRWFFHRCRTSGDMKGVSILVALLLGVWGAQALEMSVGKVTTIEAMNGSSVLLPCTYASCIGIFNLEFNWAYNKTDYMIRGLIPMEGKDARIHMYPEWSDRVEFVGNTKTNNNISIVLMNITFEDAGEYTCFGKNPKEKNSKHSATLTLVVVDENVYIRRYLRDPVDNTITTIIMSVVGAIIGLLVLVMAVKSLVTRFVLDKNKEPLVSSTANDNSENGLNSSKAEDKPKPKA from the exons atGGAGCCTGGGGAGCAGCAGAGGCGTTGGTTCTTCCACAGGTGCAGGACCTCTGGAGACATGAAGGGAGTTAGTATCCTGGTGGCGCTCCTGCTCG GTGTTTGGGGGGCTCAGGCGCTGGAGATGTCGGTTGGCAAGGTGACGACCATCGAGGCGATGAATGGGAGCTCCGTCCTGCTGCCCTGCACCTACGCCAGCTGCATCGGAATCTTCAACCTGGAGTTCAACTGGGCCTATAACAAGACTgac TACATGATTCGGGGCCTGATCCCAATGGAGGGTAAAGATGCACGAATCCATATGTACCCAGAATGGTCGGACCGCGTGGAGTTTGTGGGCAACACCAAGACCAACAACAACATCTCCATCGTCTTGATGAACATCACGTTTGAGGACGCCGGGGAGTACACCTGCTTTGGCAAGAACCCCAAAGAGAAGAACAGCAAACACAGCGCCACACTCACCCTAGTGGTGGTGGACGAAAatgtgtacatcaggcgctacctacgcgacccag TggacaacaccatcaccaccatcatcatgtcTGTGGTGGGAGCCATCATTGGACTCCTTGTTTTGGTCATGGCCGTCAAATCGCTTGTCACCCGCTTTGTCCTGGACAAGAA TAAGGAGCCCCTGGTCAGCTCTACAGCCAACGACAACTCAGAGAACGGCCTGAACAGCTCCAAAGCAGAGGACAAGCCTAAGCCAAAAGcatga